The DNA region CTTCGACGAGCAGCGGGCCGCCCGTGTCCTCGTAGACGCCGTCGGCGGCGCGGTTCGACGCCGTGACGGCGAGAGCGCGGTAGGGGTGCGGTGCCGGGCTCATACGGCGGACTCCTCACCGCCGGACCCGGACCGGGACCCGCCGGACCGGTCCGGCTGAGCGTCCGGGTCGAAGTCCCTGCTGTCGCCGCGTCCGCGGCGGCCCGACCAACTCCCCGCGGGGCGCGTCCAGTCACCGGAGCGGCCACCGCTCTTCTCGTCGACCCGTACATCGGAGATCACCGCGGACTTGTCGACGGCCTTCACCATGTCGACCACCGTCAGGGCCGCGACCGTCACCGCCGTCAGCGCCTCCATCTCCACTCCCGTACGGTCCGTGGTCTTCACGCGTGCCCTGATCTCGACGGCCTCGTCGGTCACCGACAGATCCACGGTCACCCCCGACACCGCGAGCGGGTGGCACAGCGGCACGAGGTCCGGGGTGCGCTTGGCGCCCATGATGCCCGCGATACGGGCCGTGGCCAGGGCGTCCCCCTTGGGCAGGCCCTCGCCGTCCTCGCCGCGCAGCAGTTCTACGACGCGAGGGGAGACCAGCACGCGGCCGGACGCCCCGGCGGTGCGCGCCGTGACGTCCTTCGCGGAGACGTCGACCATGCGTGCGGCCCCACCCTCGTCGATGTGGGTGAGGTGCTGCTGCTCTGCGCTGCTCATCGTGCTCCCGAGACCGTCCCTGTGACCGGATACGGTACCGGGCTCGCGGCGCCTCGGCTCTGCCACGGCGGCGCTAGCCGTCCAGCGGTACCACGGTCACCTCCTCGCCCGGGGCGAGGCGCGTGGTCTTCTCGGGGACGTCGATCAGTGAGTTCGCCTGTGCCAGGGCAGCGATCAGGTGCGATCCCGCGCCTCCCACGGGACGGACCACCCCGGTCGTCTCCCCGGGGCCCGGCGGCAGGTAACTGCCGCGCAGGAACTGGCGTTTGCCCTCCGCCGAGGTCAGCGCCTCGTCGGCCTCCAGGCGGGCCCGCGCCGTCTCCCGCCGTACGGAAGCGCTGCCCATCAGGGCGCGCACCGCCGGACGTACGAACAGCTCGAAGGAGACGTAGGAACTGACCGGATTGCCCGGGAGGGCCAGCACCGGGGTGCGGTCGGGGCCGATCAGGCCGAAGCCCTGCGGCTTGCCGGGCTGCATCGCCAGGCGGCGGAACTCCACGCTGCCGCTGCCGCCGTCGATCTGCGACAGCACCTCCTTGACCACGTCGTACGCACCGACGCTGACGCCGCCGCTGGTGACGACGATGTCGGCACGGATGAGCTGGTCCTCGATCGTGGCGCGCAGAGTGTCGGCGTCGTCCGCGACCGCGCCCACGCGATAGGCGATCGCACCGGCGTCGCGGGCCGCCGCCGTGAGCACATAGCTGTTGGAGTCGTAGATCTGGCCGGAGCCCAACATCGCGCCGGGCTGGACGAGTTCGCTGCCGGTGGAGACCACGACCACCCGGGGGCGCGGACGCACCCTGACCGTGCCGCGGCCGATGGCGGCGAGAAGACCCACCTGGGGCGGGCCGAGGACGGTGCCCGCGCTGAGCGCGACCGTGCCCGCCCGGACGTCGCTGCCGCGCGGGCGCACATGCTGGCCCCGCTCGACGGGACGGTGCACACGCACCTCACCGGCGGCGCCCCCCGGGTCGAGGCTGCGGGCGCTCATCGTCTCGACAGGGCCGCCGCCCAGGCCGCCGTCCGTCCACTCCACCGGGACCACGGCCTCGGCTCCCGGCGGCAGCGCGGCGCCGGTCATGATGCGGGCGGCCTGGCCGCGTTCGACCACGGGGAGGTCGCCCTCCCCCGCCGCGACATCCCCTATGACGGAGAGCACCGCGGGGAACTCCTCGGAGGAGCCTTCGACATCGGCCGTACGCACCGCGTACCCGTCCATGGAGCTGTTGTCGAAGGGGGGCAGCGGCGAGGGCACCGTGACGTCCTCGACGAGCACGCACCCCTGTGCGTCGAGCAGTTGGAGCTCGATGGGCTCAAGGGGGCGGACACTGCTGAGGATGTCGTCAAGGTGCTCCTCGACCGACCAGGTCTCGCTCAAGCCTCACATCTCCTCGGTGACGAAGCCGCGCAGCCAGTCCCGGAACTCCGGGCCCAGATCCTCACGTTCGCATGCGAGTCTGACAATGGCGCGCAGATAGTCGGCGCGGTCGCCGGTGTCGTAGCGCCTGCCGCGAAAGACGACGCCGTGCACCGGGCCGCCGAGGGACGGTTCGGCGGCGAGCGTCTGCAAGGCGTCGGTGAGCTGGATCTCGCCGCCGCGGCCGGGTTCGGTCTTGCGCAGCACCTCGAAGACCGCCGGGTCGAGCAGATAGCGCCCGATGATCGCGAGATTGGACGGCGCCTCCTCGGCCGGGGGCTTCTCCACCAGGCCGGAGATGCGTACGACGTCGGTCTCCTCGGTGGGGGCGGCGGCCACACAGCCGTAGAGGTGGATGCTCTCCTGCGGGACCTCCATCAGCGCGATCACGCTGCCGCCGTGCTCCTCGCGCACCCGCGTCATGTGTGTGAGCAGCGGGTCGCGCGGGTCGATGAGGTCGTCGCCGAGCAGTACGACGAAGGGCTCGTCGCCGACGTGCGGCGCGGCGCAGAGGACGGCGTGGCCGAGTCCGCGGGGGTCGCCCTGGCGTACGTAGTGCATGGTCGCCAGGTCGCTGGACTCCTCGACGCGGCTGAGCTTGGTCTCGTCGCCCTTGTCGCGCAGGACCTGCTCGAGTTCGTAGTTGCGGTCGAAGTGGTCTTCCAGCGGGCGCTTGTTGCGGCCCGTGACCATCAGTACGTCGGAAAGCCCGGCCGTGACGGCTTCCTCGACCACATACTGGATCGCCGGCTTGTCGACGACCGGGAGCATCTCCTTCGGCGTGGCCTTGGTGGCGGGCAGGAAGCGGGTGCCCAGACCCGCGGCCGGAATGACAGCCTTGGTGATCCGTGCTCGGGAAGTAGTCATGTCCCGCACGATAACCGGTGGCTTTGTGCTGAAGGTAAGGCTTCGCACGGATATGCACGGGTATGAGCACTCGCACACCGGGGGCCACCGCGACCGCTCGCGACACCGAAGGGACCGGAAGCAGCGTTGGGCGAAATCCACGGTAGTAAGCACGCGTTGCGGGAGAGCATCCTCGCGGTGAGGGCCCGATTGACGGCGAACGACGCACAGGCGACGGCCGCCGTGCTCGCCGAACGCGCGCTGGAGCTGCCCGAACTGGCAGAGGCACGCACGGTCGCCGCCTACGTCTCGGTGGGGCGCGAGCCCGGCACGGGACCCCTGCTGGAGGCGCTGCGCGCCCGCGACGTAAGGGTGCTGCTGCCGGTGCTGCTGGCGGACAACGACCTGGACTGGGCGGTGTACGAGGGCCGGGAGAGGCTGACGCCCGCTCGCAGGGGCCTGCTGGAGCCGGACGGTCCGCGTCTGGGCCCGGACGCGGTGACGGAGGCCGACGCGGTGCTGCTGCCGGGGCTCGCCGTCGACGGCCAGGGCATCAGGCTTGGGCGCGGCGGCGGTTCGTACGACCGTGTGCTGGCGCGGATCGGGGCCGCGGGCGTGCGTCCGGCGCTGGCCGTGCTGCTCTACGACGCCGAACTCGTCGGCTCGGTACCGGCGGAGCCGCACGACCTGCCGGTGGCGGCGGCGGTGACGCCGTCGGCGGTGCACCGCTTCACGGCGCCTCCGCCGCACCACGGCTGACGCGCCGCCCGGCGGCCGCCGCGACGCTCGGGAACGGCTCACGGCAACCGGCACCGGCACCGGCCAGGTCTACGGCTACGGACTCCCGCAACGGCAACCGCTGCGGCTGCGGCTGCGGCTGCGGACACCCGCTACGGCGTCAGCGCCATCTTCTCCTCGGTGCCCTTCTCCACTGCCCGCTGGCTGAACGCCCAGGGCAGCAGCGCCCCTTCGGACCACTTGTCCATCTGGTCCACGTAGTGCGGGTTGTAGGCGTGGCCCGAGGCGCCCGTGAGGTTGATCCAGCGCGACTTGTCGAAGTTCTCAAGGCTGACGACCATCCGCATCGACGGCGCCCAGATGACGTCGTAGCCGCCCGCGGCGTTCCAGCCGGTGGCGTTGACCGCGTCCTTGCCTCCGCCGAGGTCCCATGGGCCGCGGTTGAGCAGGAACTGCATGAAGCCAGGGCCCTCGGTCCCTATCGTCTGGTTCTTCAGCATCAGATGGTGCAGACGTCCCCAGCTCCAGGAGTCGATGTCCTTGCCGAGCTTGGACGTCAGCTCCCAGCGTGCGTTCTTCATGGCGTGCGCGAGGAGTTCGTCGCGGTCACGGTCGCCGTGGCGGCCGTTGTTGCCGGGCGTCTTCCACCAGTCGCTGTGCTCGTCCTTGATCAGATTGCGTACGACCTCGTACCAGCGGTCGCCGCCGTCCGGCTGTGCCGAGGCCGCGTCCCGCACTCCGCACTCGCGTACCAGGCGGGTGTTGCCGTCCAGGTCGTCGACGGGACCGGACTCGTCGGAGGGGCGCACATTGAGGCAGTCGCCCTTGACGCGCAGCTCCTTGGGGAGTTTGTTGCCGAAGGCCAGCAGCAGCATGTTGCGCCAGACCGCGTTGAAGTAGGCGGCGGGGGCGGAGTCGCCGTCCTGGGTGTAGTCCCAGCCTTCGAGGAGGCGCTGCGCGTCCCGTACGTACTCGTCCTCTATGTCGATCTTCAGCAGGTACGGCACGAGCAGCTTGGCGATCTCGCTGCTGTTGTCCATCTGCATGGTCTGCATGTCGCCCATGGAGATCTTGCCGCCGTCGGCGATCTTCGAGCTGATCAGATCGTTGATGCGCTGGCTGCGGGTGCCGTAACTCCAGTCCCTGGTCAGCAAATAGGGGTACTTCTCCTCGTCCACGACGGCCTGGTTGGCGGTGACTATGTATCCGCGGGCCGGGTTGTACTCCCAGGGCAGCGCCTTCTGCGGCACATATCCCTTCCAGCGGTAGCGCGGGTCCCAGCCGGGCGCCGGGTAGCGCCCGTCGCCCTCGCCGCGCACCGGGATGCGTCCGGGCGCCTGGTAGCCGATGTTGCCCTTGGTGTCGGCGTAGATCAGGTTCTGCGACGGGACGGCGAAGTCGCTTGCCGCGGCGCGGAATTCGCCGAAGTCGGACGCGCGGTTCAAGGCGAAGACGGCGTCCATGGTCTTGGTGGGCTTCAGCGCCGTCCAGCGCAGCGAGACGCCGTAGCCGTCGCCGCGGTCGGGTGCGGCGTTGTCCACGGGTGACTCCTCGCCGACCTTGCGCAACTCCCGGTCGCGGTCGGAGATCACGGGGCCGTTGTCGGTCTCGCGCACCGTTATCCGCCGGCTCTCGCCGCCCGCGACCTTGATGGTCTCCTCGCGGGTCTTGTACGGGCGCCGCCTGCCGTCGTAGAGGTAGCCGCCGTCCTTGAACTTCTCCAGATACAGGTCGGTCACGTCCGCGCCGAGGTTCGTCATGCCCCAGGAGATGTCCTGGTTGTGACCGATGACGACGCCGGGCAGCCCCGCGAAGGTGAACCCGGAGACGTCGTACGGGCAGGACTTGGTGACCGTCCGGCAGTGCAGCCCCATCTGATACCAGATGGACGGCAACTGGGGTGCGAGGTGCGGGTCGTTGGCCAGCAGCGGCTTGCCGGTCGTCGTGTACTGCCCGGACACCACCCAGGAGTTGGAGCCGATTCCGCTGTTGCTGGGGCCGAGCAGCGAGGGGATCTCGTCGAGCCGAGTGGCGAGGGAGCTGAGCTGAGAGCCCGCGCTGCGCACGGCCTGCTGCGCTGCCGGGCCGCCGCCGTCGGGCGAGGTGGCCGAACTGCCCGTCGGCTCGAACTCCTTGCTCTTGCGGCTGACCGTGCCCTCGGTGATCGGCTTGTTCCGCTCCTTCGGATAGTCCGGATAGAGCTGGGCGATCTGGTCGCTTGTGAGGCGCCCGGCCATCAGCGCGCGGTCGATCTCGGACGACATGTTCGCGCGCAGGTCCCAGGCCATCGCCTTGAGCCAGGCCACGGAGTCGACCGGGTCCCACTTCTGCGGCTTGTAGTCGTTGGAGAGCCCGAGCGCCGCGTACTCCAGCGAAGCGGCCGAGTCCCTGTGATCCTTCAAGTAGGCGTTGACGCCCGCCGTGTACGCCTTGAGGTTGGCCTTGCTCTCCGCGGACAGCCGGGCGTACTCGCGTTCGGCGACCCGGCGCCAGCCGAGGGTGCGGAGGAAGGCGTCCGTCTTGACCTCGCTCGCGCCGAACATCTCCGACAGCCGCCCGGCCGTGGTGTGCCTGCGTACGTCCATCTCCCAGAAGCGGTCCTGCGCCTGCACGTACCCCTGCGCGGTGAACAGGTCGCTCGAACTGTCTGCGTACAACTGCGGGATGCCCTCGCGGTCCCGCTGCACGGTCACCGGGTCCTCAAGCCCCTTCAGCTTCAGTGAACCGGTGGTCTGCGGGAAGGAGTCGCGCACGGTGCTGATCGTCCAGAAGGTGCCGCCGCCGACACCTGCCACGAGCAGCAGCACGACTGCGATCACGATCAGACGGGCGCGTCGCGAGGTCTTCTTGGCGGGCATCGCTGTCCTTCGAGGGGCAGGGTGGACCTTGGGCGTGAGGACCGGTACGGAGCTGTCGGAGCCACGCCGGACCAACCATAGGCGGAGCCGGAGCGGCGCTACACAGTGAGTCACGCCCGTACCGTCCGCGACATTCAAGCAATGGTAAATTGTTAGCCACATGAACGAACTGGCGGATCTGGAACGGACTTCGCTTCCTCCGAGAAAGCCCCGAGAGAGAGGATCTGCCCCTGAGTGTCGACCGCCTCAACCACCTGCTCCTACTCAGCACCCTCGTCCTGCTTTTCGCAGTCGCGGCGGTAAGGCTCTCCTCCCGCAGCGGGCTGCCCAGCCTGCTGGTCTATCTCGGCATCGGCATCGCGCTCGGACAAGACGGTCTGGGCGTGCAGTTCGACAACGCCGAACTGACCCGCACCCTCGGCTACGCCGCCCTCGTGGTCATCCTCACCGAGGGCGGACTGAGCACCAAGTGGCGTGAGATCCGCCCCGCCGTCCCCTCGGCCGCCGTGCTCTCCACCGTCGGAGTCGGCGTCAGCGTCCTGGTCACCGCCTCCGCCGCCCACTACCTCGTAGGTCTCAACTGGCAGGCCGCGCTGCTGATGGGCGCCGTGGTCTCCTCCACCGACGCCGCCGCGGTCTTCTCCGTACTGCGCAAAGTGCCGCTGCCGAAACGGCTCGCGGGCGTGCTGGAGGCGGAGTCCGGCTTCAACGACGCACCCGTCGTCATCCTCGTAGTGGCCTTCTCCCAGCTCCACTTCGCGCCCGGGGACTGGTACGTGCTCGTGGCCGAGATCGTGCTGGAACTCGCCATCGGCCTGGTGATCGGGCTGGTGGTGGGCAGGCTCGGCGAACTGAGCCTGGGGCGGGTGGCACTGCCCGCCTCCGGCCTCTATCCGATCGCCGTGATGGCGCTGTGTGTGCTGTCCTACGCGAGCGGGGCGCTGCTGCACGGCTCCGGATTCCTCGCGGTGTACGTCACGGCGCTGGTGCTCGGCAATGCGAAACTGCCGCACCGCCCTGCCGTCCGGGGCTTCGCCGACGGGCTGGCGTGGATCGCGCAGATCGGGCTCTTCGTGCTGCTCGGCCTGCTGGTCACCCCGCACGACCTGCTCGACGACTTCTGGCCGGCCATCGGGGTCGGGCTCGCGCTGACGGTCGTCGCCCGCCCGTTGTCGGTGCTGTGCAGCCTGCTTCCCTTCGGGCGCCGCCTGCGGGACCAGGCGCTGCTGTCGTGGGCGGGGCTGCGCGGAGCGGTGCCCATCGTGCTGGCGACGATTCCCCGCGTCGCCGAAGTCGACGGCAGCGAGCGCATCTTCAACATCGTCTTCATGCTCGTGATCATCTTCACGGCGGTGCAGGGGCCGACGCTGCCCTGGGTCGCGCGCAAGCTGAACCTCAGCGACAGCGAGGAACCCATGGACCTGGACATCGAGTCCGCCCCGCTGGAACGGCTGCGCGGCCATCTTCTGTCCGTCGCGATCCCGGAGCACTCCAAGATGCACGGCGTGGAGATCACCGAACTGCGCCTGCCGCCGGGCGCCGCCGTCACATTGGTCGTACGGGACGGCAGCAGCTTCGTACCGCTGCCCACGACGATGCTGCGGCACGGCGACGAACTGCTGGTGGTGGCCACGGACGAGGTACGCGACCAGACCGAGCAGCGGCTGCTCGACGTGGGGCGGGGCGGCAAGCTCGCGGGATGGCTGCGGCAGGGCTGATCAAGGGGACCCGGGGGCGGGCCCGTTCGCGGGGGTCACGGGCACGGATGCGGCCGTTATCCTCGTGCGCGCAGGGACAGTTCACCGTTTCCGCCTGACGCAGGGCTGGCGCGGCCGTAGGCACCGCGCGAGAGGACAGCCTTCGGCGCGACCGCCCACGCGCTACCAGGTGGCAGAGAGGCTCGGCCGTGGCAACCCCGGCCACAGCGACCGGAGGCCGCCGTACCGGCTATGGCGCACTGCTGCGCACACCCGGCGCATGGCGCTTCCTGATACCGGGCTTCCTGGCCCGTCAGCCCATAGCCATGCTCGGCATCGGCACGGTGCTGCTGGTCGAGCACACCACCGGCTCGTACGGGGCGGCAGGCATCGTCACCGCGGTGTCGGGCGTCTCCATGGCACTGCTGGCCCCGCAGGGCGGCAGGCTCACCGACCGCTTCGGACAACGGGCCGTGCTGGTCCCCTATCTGCTGCTGCACACGCTGTCGGTCTCGGCACTGATCGCCCTGGCACTCGGCGGGGCGCCGCTGTGGGCGCTCTTCGCGGCCGCCGTACCGGCAGGCGCGAGCATTCCGCAGATCAGCCCGATGGTGCGGGCACGTTGGTCGGCATGCCTGGGCGGTGCGGAGGGGTCGGGAGTTACGGGTGCCGCCGACGTTACGGGCGTTACGGGAGTTGAGGCGGACGAGGCGCAGGGCACGAACGGGGCGGGCGACGCCAACGACGTGGACGGAGCCGGGAGTTCGGGCCGCGCGGACGGTTCGAGCAGCGCGCACGGTTCGAGTCGAGAGGGCAGCGCCGCCGGCTCCCCGCTGCTGACGACGGCGGCGGCCTTCGAGTCGGTGACGGACGAGTTCAGCTTCGTCGTCGGCCCCGTACTGGCGACCGCGCTGTGCACCGGCGTACACCCTGCGGCCGGACTGGCCGCGGAGGCCGCCCTGATGCTCGGCAGCGGACTGCTCTTCGCCGCACAGCGCGCCACCCAGCCCGAGATCCGCGGGGACTCACGACCGGGCCTCCGCCGGGCCGAGGGCGACGGGGCAAGCGGAGGCGACCGTGGCAACGGAGGCGACGGGCGCAGCGCCGCGAGCAAGCGTGACCGCGACGGCGGTCGGGCCGACGGCGGAGGAGCCCGCGTCGGCGGAGGGTCGGCGCTGGGCGTCCGCGGCGTGCGCGTGCTCATCGCCGTACTGCTCGGCATAGGCACGGTCTTCGGCGGCATGCAGGTCTCGGTCGCGGCGTTCACACAGGCCGCGGACGCCCCGGAACTCAACGGCGTCCTCTACGGCGTCTTCGCGGCGGGCAACATGTCGGCCGCCCTGGCCGTCGGAACGGTCCGCTGGCGGCGCAGCGCCGACATCCGGCTGCTGATCGCCTATCCGCTGCTCGTCCTCGCCGCGCTCACGCTC from Streptomyces marispadix includes:
- the glp gene encoding molybdotransferase-like divisome protein Glp; this translates as MSETWSVEEHLDDILSSVRPLEPIELQLLDAQGCVLVEDVTVPSPLPPFDNSSMDGYAVRTADVEGSSEEFPAVLSVIGDVAAGEGDLPVVERGQAARIMTGAALPPGAEAVVPVEWTDGGLGGGPVETMSARSLDPGGAAGEVRVHRPVERGQHVRPRGSDVRAGTVALSAGTVLGPPQVGLLAAIGRGTVRVRPRPRVVVVSTGSELVQPGAMLGSGQIYDSNSYVLTAAARDAGAIAYRVGAVADDADTLRATIEDQLIRADIVVTSGGVSVGAYDVVKEVLSQIDGGSGSVEFRRLAMQPGKPQGFGLIGPDRTPVLALPGNPVSSYVSFELFVRPAVRALMGSASVRRETARARLEADEALTSAEGKRQFLRGSYLPPGPGETTGVVRPVGGAGSHLIAALAQANSLIDVPEKTTRLAPGEEVTVVPLDG
- the galU gene encoding UTP--glucose-1-phosphate uridylyltransferase GalU, with amino-acid sequence MTTSRARITKAVIPAAGLGTRFLPATKATPKEMLPVVDKPAIQYVVEEAVTAGLSDVLMVTGRNKRPLEDHFDRNYELEQVLRDKGDETKLSRVEESSDLATMHYVRQGDPRGLGHAVLCAAPHVGDEPFVVLLGDDLIDPRDPLLTHMTRVREEHGGSVIALMEVPQESIHLYGCVAAAPTEETDVVRISGLVEKPPAEEAPSNLAIIGRYLLDPAVFEVLRKTEPGRGGEIQLTDALQTLAAEPSLGGPVHGVVFRGRRYDTGDRADYLRAIVRLACEREDLGPEFRDWLRGFVTEEM
- a CDS encoding 5-formyltetrahydrofolate cyclo-ligase, whose amino-acid sequence is MRESILAVRARLTANDAQATAAVLAERALELPELAEARTVAAYVSVGREPGTGPLLEALRARDVRVLLPVLLADNDLDWAVYEGRERLTPARRGLLEPDGPRLGPDAVTEADAVLLPGLAVDGQGIRLGRGGGSYDRVLARIGAAGVRPALAVLLYDAELVGSVPAEPHDLPVAAAVTPSAVHRFTAPPPHHG
- a CDS encoding penicillin acylase family protein codes for the protein MPAKKTSRRARLIVIAVVLLLVAGVGGGTFWTISTVRDSFPQTTGSLKLKGLEDPVTVQRDREGIPQLYADSSSDLFTAQGYVQAQDRFWEMDVRRHTTAGRLSEMFGASEVKTDAFLRTLGWRRVAEREYARLSAESKANLKAYTAGVNAYLKDHRDSAASLEYAALGLSNDYKPQKWDPVDSVAWLKAMAWDLRANMSSEIDRALMAGRLTSDQIAQLYPDYPKERNKPITEGTVSRKSKEFEPTGSSATSPDGGGPAAQQAVRSAGSQLSSLATRLDEIPSLLGPSNSGIGSNSWVVSGQYTTTGKPLLANDPHLAPQLPSIWYQMGLHCRTVTKSCPYDVSGFTFAGLPGVVIGHNQDISWGMTNLGADVTDLYLEKFKDGGYLYDGRRRPYKTREETIKVAGGESRRITVRETDNGPVISDRDRELRKVGEESPVDNAAPDRGDGYGVSLRWTALKPTKTMDAVFALNRASDFGEFRAAASDFAVPSQNLIYADTKGNIGYQAPGRIPVRGEGDGRYPAPGWDPRYRWKGYVPQKALPWEYNPARGYIVTANQAVVDEEKYPYLLTRDWSYGTRSQRINDLISSKIADGGKISMGDMQTMQMDNSSEIAKLLVPYLLKIDIEDEYVRDAQRLLEGWDYTQDGDSAPAAYFNAVWRNMLLLAFGNKLPKELRVKGDCLNVRPSDESGPVDDLDGNTRLVRECGVRDAASAQPDGGDRWYEVVRNLIKDEHSDWWKTPGNNGRHGDRDRDELLAHAMKNARWELTSKLGKDIDSWSWGRLHHLMLKNQTIGTEGPGFMQFLLNRGPWDLGGGKDAVNATGWNAAGGYDVIWAPSMRMVVSLENFDKSRWINLTGASGHAYNPHYVDQMDKWSEGALLPWAFSQRAVEKGTEEKMALTP
- a CDS encoding potassium/proton antiporter, with translation MPLSVDRLNHLLLLSTLVLLFAVAAVRLSSRSGLPSLLVYLGIGIALGQDGLGVQFDNAELTRTLGYAALVVILTEGGLSTKWREIRPAVPSAAVLSTVGVGVSVLVTASAAHYLVGLNWQAALLMGAVVSSTDAAAVFSVLRKVPLPKRLAGVLEAESGFNDAPVVILVVAFSQLHFAPGDWYVLVAEIVLELAIGLVIGLVVGRLGELSLGRVALPASGLYPIAVMALCVLSYASGALLHGSGFLAVYVTALVLGNAKLPHRPAVRGFADGLAWIAQIGLFVLLGLLVTPHDLLDDFWPAIGVGLALTVVARPLSVLCSLLPFGRRLRDQALLSWAGLRGAVPIVLATIPRVAEVDGSERIFNIVFMLVIIFTAVQGPTLPWVARKLNLSDSEEPMDLDIESAPLERLRGHLLSVAIPEHSKMHGVEITELRLPPGAAVTLVVRDGSSFVPLPTTMLRHGDELLVVATDEVRDQTEQRLLDVGRGGKLAGWLRQG
- a CDS encoding MFS transporter gives rise to the protein MALLAPQGGRLTDRFGQRAVLVPYLLLHTLSVSALIALALGGAPLWALFAAAVPAGASIPQISPMVRARWSACLGGAEGSGVTGAADVTGVTGVEADEAQGTNGAGDANDVDGAGSSGRADGSSSAHGSSREGSAAGSPLLTTAAAFESVTDEFSFVVGPVLATALCTGVHPAAGLAAEAALMLGSGLLFAAQRATQPEIRGDSRPGLRRAEGDGASGGDRGNGGDGRSAASKRDRDGGRADGGGARVGGGSALGVRGVRVLIAVLLGIGTVFGGMQVSVAAFTQAADAPELNGVLYGVFAAGNMSAALAVGTVRWRRSADIRLLIAYPLLVLAALTLAVSAQLAPPLPLLGALGLLLGLWVAPSMITGFTLVELLVPASFRTEAFTWLTGAVALGQASGSMAAGQLTDVAGAGAGFFAPLAGTGLALAALVLFRRRLTVGTGHGSYGGGVGHRPAVPVD